In Brevibacillus brevis NBRC 100599, a single genomic region encodes these proteins:
- a CDS encoding DUF3870 domain-containing protein has protein sequence MNKNTVLTAGFAQIPKGTTLYEVSTMVGCVLIIDVDAEVICDASFTFVMDKTSEFLVSLLVGKTVADGMQEITKAIQERFLAPGQGAVLQAIRAAIERYHEKKA, from the coding sequence ATGAACAAAAATACGGTACTGACAGCAGGCTTCGCCCAAATCCCCAAGGGAACTACCTTGTACGAGGTTTCAACCATGGTAGGCTGTGTACTCATCATTGATGTAGACGCCGAAGTGATTTGCGACGCCAGCTTTACCTTTGTCATGGACAAGACGAGTGAGTTTTTGGTTAGCTTGCTTGTAGGCAAGACAGTTGCAGATGGCATGCAGGAGATCACGAAGGCGATCCAAGAACGTTTTTTAGCACCTGGTCAGGGAGCTGTCTTGCAAGCCATCCGTGCAGCTATTGAGCGATATCATGAAAAAAAAGCGTAA
- a CDS encoding sensor domain-containing diguanylate cyclase, whose product MHEKHDVREAYARQLLERYSQWLGNIEAVELGEVEALSREVDSMLSEQDSVLHAELLKQIVELRNKVTEMMWISEHMKILHDLSHIFAKTFEESEILWKAFELVSRVMRADAFFIAFYDEGDSEIKIPISIDNGVNYGPLTIPYGQAMVSKVIDTRETIHIKTMKNEPSEPEMFRWGSPEMDTNTCIFVPLMLGNQIKGVVSAQSYREFAYKKEHEELLKIIGFQVASAIETARLYERMYQMSFQDELTGIANYRAFHRDLEKLLSEENASVSLIMLDSDSLKAVNDHFGHHAGDALIKQIAEAMKEVAGPEDTAYRYAGDEFMLLCPGASMEMAEEKASAIREYLRLRPLTQDDCCILIAVSVGIARYPQDANTADGLKRAADEALYRSKRKGKNCTTVYAAG is encoded by the coding sequence ATGCATGAGAAGCACGACGTTAGAGAAGCGTATGCAAGACAGTTGTTGGAGCGTTATAGCCAATGGCTTGGCAACATAGAAGCAGTCGAGCTTGGCGAGGTTGAAGCGCTATCTCGTGAGGTAGATAGTATGCTGTCGGAACAGGACAGTGTCTTGCATGCAGAACTGCTGAAGCAGATTGTGGAGCTGCGAAATAAGGTAACCGAAATGATGTGGATCTCCGAGCACATGAAGATTTTACATGACCTCAGCCACATTTTTGCGAAAACGTTTGAGGAAAGTGAAATTTTGTGGAAAGCATTTGAGCTGGTCTCGCGCGTGATGCGTGCAGATGCTTTCTTTATTGCCTTTTATGATGAGGGCGACAGTGAGATCAAAATTCCGATCAGCATCGATAATGGGGTCAATTACGGTCCGCTCACGATTCCCTATGGACAAGCGATGGTGTCCAAAGTGATTGATACACGGGAAACCATTCATATCAAGACGATGAAGAATGAGCCAAGCGAGCCAGAAATGTTCCGCTGGGGAAGCCCGGAAATGGATACGAATACATGCATTTTCGTACCACTCATGCTGGGGAATCAGATCAAAGGCGTTGTTTCTGCCCAGTCTTATCGGGAATTCGCCTATAAAAAAGAGCACGAGGAACTACTGAAAATCATTGGTTTTCAGGTAGCAAGTGCTATTGAAACGGCGCGCTTGTATGAGCGAATGTACCAGATGTCGTTTCAGGATGAGCTGACAGGGATTGCGAATTATCGTGCTTTCCATCGTGATTTGGAAAAGCTGCTGAGTGAAGAGAATGCGTCTGTCTCTTTGATCATGCTGGATTCAGACAGCCTAAAAGCGGTGAACGACCATTTTGGTCATCATGCAGGGGACGCATTGATTAAGCAAATTGCCGAAGCGATGAAAGAAGTAGCAGGACCAGAGGATACGGCGTATCGTTATGCGGGAGATGAATTCATGCTGCTCTGCCCGGGGGCGTCGATGGAGATGGCGGAGGAAAAAGCGAGTGCCATTCGGGAATATTTGCGCTTGCGCCCCTTAACACAGGACGATTGCTGCATCTTGATTGCGGTCAGTGTTGGCATTGCACGCTACCCTCAAGATGCAAACACGGCAGATGGCTTGAAGCGGGCAGCAGATGAGGCACTGTACCGCTCCAAGCGCAAAGGGAAAAACTGTACGACCGTGTATGCAGCCGGCTAA
- the nhaC gene encoding Na+/H+ antiporter NhaC: protein MNKPLSFSQSIWVLVTVFGILFPALFWGKVEPHMPLFLATIGAATLLFLFGVPWKQMEEGLIKGIQTAIAPMLILSLIGILIGVWMMSGTVPMILHLGISLISPEYFTLSALFLTVIVSTVTGSSFTTISTVGVAMMGVSTALGLDPLITAGAIICGACFGDKMSPLSDTTNFAAAIAGVSLSEHVKFMSRTAVPALVITAIFFGIQGQSANVNLDAIQEIQHALEQNFSLSLLSLLPAFVVLLCSALRKPILPTLVFGILSGIVTAALSEGVTSPVQWMTVMQKGFTSNIANEAVASIVDRGGLLSMTWSLALILIALSLGGILQYSGVFHALFSGFINRIKRDAEMVGLAGSSSILVNLLTGEQYLSILLPGQMFREAFTARGMAGRRLSRTLEDCGTLVNPLIPWGVSGAFFTATLHVSTVEYLPYVIYLWISPVLTFLFAMRQQKA from the coding sequence ATGAACAAGCCATTATCTTTTTCGCAAAGTATTTGGGTGCTTGTCACCGTATTCGGAATCTTGTTTCCTGCCCTTTTTTGGGGCAAAGTTGAGCCGCATATGCCGCTCTTCCTCGCAACCATAGGAGCTGCCACTCTTCTCTTCCTGTTCGGCGTTCCGTGGAAGCAAATGGAGGAGGGCTTGATCAAAGGAATTCAAACCGCGATCGCCCCCATGCTGATTCTTTCCTTAATTGGAATTTTGATCGGGGTATGGATGATGAGTGGTACCGTTCCGATGATCCTGCACCTCGGCATTTCGCTGATCTCACCGGAGTACTTCACACTCTCCGCCCTGTTTCTGACAGTGATCGTCTCCACTGTTACAGGGAGCTCTTTTACCACGATTAGTACGGTAGGGGTCGCTATGATGGGGGTCTCGACAGCACTCGGACTTGATCCGTTGATTACAGCTGGGGCCATTATTTGTGGAGCTTGCTTTGGGGATAAAATGTCGCCGCTCTCCGACACGACCAACTTTGCAGCAGCCATTGCAGGCGTTTCCTTGTCGGAGCACGTCAAGTTCATGTCACGTACTGCTGTTCCAGCCCTTGTCATTACCGCGATTTTCTTCGGAATTCAAGGACAAAGCGCCAATGTGAATCTGGACGCCATTCAAGAAATCCAGCATGCTTTGGAACAAAACTTCTCGCTTAGCCTCTTATCGCTGCTGCCAGCATTCGTCGTCCTGTTATGCTCAGCGCTGCGAAAACCGATTTTGCCTACATTGGTCTTCGGGATTTTGAGCGGGATTGTCACAGCTGCTCTTTCCGAAGGAGTTACCTCTCCGGTCCAATGGATGACTGTCATGCAAAAAGGCTTCACCAGCAATATCGCCAATGAAGCCGTTGCATCGATTGTGGACCGCGGTGGACTGTTGTCGATGACCTGGTCCCTCGCCTTGATTTTGATTGCCTTGTCTTTAGGCGGCATCCTGCAATACAGCGGTGTGTTTCATGCACTTTTTTCCGGATTCATCAATCGAATCAAACGAGACGCTGAGATGGTCGGACTTGCCGGATCTTCTTCTATTCTCGTGAATCTGCTGACAGGAGAACAATATTTGTCTATCCTGCTCCCTGGGCAGATGTTTCGTGAAGCATTCACAGCTCGCGGAATGGCGGGCAGACGACTGTCTCGTACTCTCGAAGACTGCGGGACACTCGTCAACCCACTCATTCCATGGGGGGTAAGTGGTGCATTCTTTACCGCTACCTTGCACGTATCTACAGTGGAATACTTGCCTTATGTCATCTACCTGTGGATCTCGCCAGTTTTGACGTTTCTATTCGCCATGCGTCAGCAAAAAGCTTAG
- a CDS encoding NAD(P)/FAD-dependent oxidoreductase, producing MYDVIIIGGGPAGASAAIYTARGNLKTLVIDKAPGAGALALTHKIANYPGVEGEMTGKELLDKMRRQAEGFGAEFIQTTISAVDVEDEEKSIFTAHGTFQAKAVIVATGSKGRNRMLPGEEQLLGRGVSTCATCDGAFYEGKHVAVIGDTEEALEEAHALTKFTDKITFLVPRADLQGVDELPRLPNTEIHFRTRPLEIVGEKSVEGLRIRTAEGTEEMLSVDGVFVFLSGSKPGTDFLDGQVPLDEEGFMILDEFMQSSVPGVFGAGEVRKTPVKQAVVAAADGAIAAMAVDKYINKRSKVVPQYK from the coding sequence ATGTATGATGTCATCATCATCGGCGGAGGACCAGCTGGTGCTTCTGCTGCCATATATACAGCTCGTGGAAATCTAAAGACGCTCGTCATTGATAAGGCACCCGGAGCTGGTGCGCTTGCCCTGACACATAAAATCGCCAACTACCCAGGGGTAGAAGGCGAGATGACAGGGAAAGAACTATTGGATAAAATGCGCAGACAAGCGGAGGGCTTCGGTGCAGAATTCATCCAGACTACGATTTCTGCGGTAGATGTAGAGGACGAGGAAAAAAGCATTTTCACGGCTCATGGTACTTTCCAAGCGAAGGCCGTGATCGTAGCGACTGGTTCCAAAGGACGTAACCGTATGCTTCCAGGAGAAGAGCAATTGCTCGGACGAGGCGTGAGCACTTGCGCGACATGCGACGGAGCTTTTTATGAAGGCAAGCATGTTGCGGTCATCGGTGATACGGAGGAAGCATTGGAAGAAGCGCATGCGCTGACCAAATTTACGGACAAAATCACTTTTTTGGTGCCGCGCGCTGATCTTCAAGGGGTAGATGAACTACCTCGGCTGCCGAACACGGAAATACATTTTCGTACCCGCCCATTAGAAATTGTGGGGGAGAAGTCAGTCGAAGGGTTGCGCATTCGCACAGCAGAAGGAACAGAAGAAATGCTGTCCGTAGACGGGGTTTTCGTCTTCCTGTCTGGCAGCAAGCCGGGTACCGATTTCTTGGATGGGCAAGTTCCCCTCGATGAGGAAGGATTTATGATTTTAGATGAGTTCATGCAGTCTTCTGTTCCAGGCGTATTTGGAGCTGGTGAGGTACGCAAAACACCTGTGAAGCAAGCGGTAGTCGCTGCGGCAGACGGTGCCATTGCGGCTATGGCTGTAGACAAATACATCAACAAGCGCTCCAAAGTTGTTCCACAGTACAAATAG
- a CDS encoding glutaredoxin family protein — protein MAQAIVYSSTHCNFCQQLKSYLTEQNISFEERNIDEKEEYFQELSRLGVMSVPLTVIGEKQILGFNPTRIKKALAVLEEAAK, from the coding sequence ATGGCTCAAGCAATCGTATACTCCAGCACACATTGCAACTTCTGCCAGCAATTAAAATCGTATTTGACAGAACAAAACATTTCTTTCGAAGAGCGAAACATCGATGAAAAAGAAGAGTACTTCCAGGAGCTGAGCCGTTTAGGCGTGATGTCTGTTCCCTTGACAGTCATTGGTGAAAAGCAAATTTTGGGCTTCAACCCGACCCGTATCAAAAAAGCACTGGCAGTATTGGAAGAGGCTGCGAAGTAA
- a CDS encoding peroxiredoxin translates to MTTQQTVQLQVGKPAPDFNMLTTKNLETLEERVSLADYKGKWLILFFWPFDFTFVCPTEVTSFSDNMEEFEELDCEVLGVSTDSVHTHRAWIKTPRDENGIGEVNFPLASDFKKETAQAYGVLDEETGAAHRGLFIIDPDGILRYQVVTDMNVGRSVTETTRILQALQAGGLCPANWKPGQKTL, encoded by the coding sequence ATGACAACACAGCAAACTGTCCAACTTCAAGTAGGAAAACCGGCACCTGACTTTAACATGCTCACGACCAAAAACCTCGAGACACTGGAAGAACGTGTGTCGCTGGCTGATTACAAAGGAAAATGGCTGATTTTGTTCTTCTGGCCATTCGACTTCACGTTCGTTTGCCCGACAGAGGTAACTTCGTTTAGTGACAACATGGAAGAGTTCGAAGAGTTGGATTGCGAAGTATTGGGTGTATCCACAGATAGCGTACATACGCACCGGGCATGGATCAAAACACCGCGAGATGAAAACGGCATCGGTGAAGTAAACTTCCCGCTCGCGAGCGACTTTAAAAAAGAGACGGCACAAGCTTATGGCGTTCTTGATGAAGAGACTGGTGCAGCTCACCGTGGCTTGTTCATCATCGATCCAGACGGCATTCTGCGCTACCAAGTGGTAACGGACATGAACGTGGGCCGCAGCGTGACAGAGACAACTCGTATATTGCAAGCCCTGCAAGCTGGCGGTCTGTGCCCGGCGAATTGGAAGCCAGGACAGAAGACGCTGTAA
- a CDS encoding NAD(P)/FAD-dependent oxidoreductase: protein MNQLIDVGIIGGGPAGMSAALALGRARKRVVVIDEGRPRNRVTRESHGFLTRDGITPSEFRRIAREQISAYPSVHFVEDTAVTITGHDGNFLIMTAQGTTYQSKKLLFAVGMKDLPLPVNGLAEVYGKSAFVCPYCDGWELRDQPLVLIANGEKALHLAKVLSGWTNHYTLCTNGPDEFTEEQRMELLQHRIPVFDSPIERIVSIDGMVQHVELTDGNSISCTGIFFAPKLVAASDLPQALGCQVTEAGTIIVDNFGKTSVPGVYSAGDAATTQYQVITAAALGSAAGMSINNELLVEAWNRQS from the coding sequence ATGAATCAACTTATCGATGTAGGGATTATTGGTGGAGGACCAGCAGGTATGAGTGCCGCTCTCGCACTTGGCAGAGCAAGAAAGAGAGTCGTCGTTATCGATGAAGGCCGTCCGCGCAATCGTGTTACACGTGAGTCCCATGGCTTTCTTACGAGAGACGGCATCACTCCGAGCGAGTTTCGTCGCATTGCAAGAGAGCAAATCAGCGCCTACCCTTCCGTTCACTTTGTGGAGGATACAGCGGTAACGATCACGGGGCACGATGGAAATTTTCTCATAATGACTGCACAGGGAACGACTTATCAAAGCAAAAAGCTACTGTTCGCAGTGGGAATGAAGGATCTTCCTTTACCTGTTAACGGATTAGCAGAAGTGTATGGAAAAAGTGCTTTTGTCTGCCCTTATTGCGATGGATGGGAATTACGCGACCAACCACTTGTCTTGATAGCAAACGGCGAGAAAGCATTGCACTTGGCAAAAGTGCTATCTGGTTGGACTAATCATTACACCCTCTGCACCAATGGACCAGATGAATTCACGGAAGAACAAAGAATGGAGCTGTTGCAGCATCGCATTCCTGTCTTTGACTCCCCGATCGAACGGATTGTATCTATCGATGGGATGGTGCAACACGTTGAACTTACAGATGGCAATAGCATTTCGTGCACAGGGATCTTTTTTGCCCCAAAACTCGTCGCTGCATCTGACTTGCCACAAGCATTAGGCTGCCAGGTAACGGAAGCTGGTACGATTATCGTCGACAACTTTGGGAAAACGAGCGTACCGGGTGTCTACAGTGCAGGCGATGCAGCAACTACCCAATACCAAGTGATAACTGCTGCTGCTCTAGGCTCTGCTGCTGGAATGAGCATCAACAACGAACTACTTGTAGAGGCATGGAATCGTCAAAGCTAG
- a CDS encoding HEAT repeat domain-containing protein, with product MQTPLATAIVFLYALCGLTVLGLLVLFALKLRNISVEKQTMRCLEKYRDYFVYLQAHGEEEERLQVPYGDVTQKEKQIIQKKLFELMECFTGIHRDKLIWLCEDMGLVELDMQRLNGKWKWTRVDAAYNLGIMRSKLAVPALMTLLQKNTNDTSVFIIARSVAKCARNTEDLREMATHVVRAKNNVHQLIVDIISDSQVDTAPLFAQFLQDSDAELVKIGLIGYAVHAQPGIEPALYQLIQSPDKEVRIKAVKLMCRDIRYMNEQTLTDFMNHKDWEIRAMAAKAIGSLKLHAYIPSLKKAVGDANWWVRHHSARSLAQLEVEGFAALCEILQEERNSHKSEMAHQVIQEELEKEKLVLQSATATEKLVQYNEKLHLYRKSYRKTISTVQALER from the coding sequence GTGCAAACACCATTGGCGACGGCAATTGTTTTTCTGTACGCGCTATGTGGATTGACAGTACTAGGCTTGCTTGTCTTGTTCGCACTGAAGCTACGCAACATTTCGGTGGAGAAACAGACCATGCGCTGTCTGGAAAAATATCGCGATTACTTCGTTTACCTGCAAGCACACGGGGAAGAAGAGGAGCGCTTGCAGGTGCCTTATGGCGATGTGACGCAAAAAGAAAAGCAAATCATTCAGAAAAAGCTGTTTGAGCTGATGGAGTGCTTCACAGGCATTCATCGGGACAAGCTGATCTGGCTCTGCGAGGATATGGGACTCGTAGAGCTGGATATGCAAAGACTAAATGGCAAGTGGAAATGGACGAGAGTGGATGCCGCTTACAATTTGGGGATCATGCGCTCCAAGCTCGCCGTACCAGCTCTCATGACCCTCCTGCAAAAAAACACGAATGACACCAGTGTTTTTATCATTGCACGCTCCGTCGCCAAATGTGCACGCAATACTGAAGATTTGCGGGAAATGGCGACCCACGTTGTCCGAGCGAAGAACAATGTCCACCAGCTCATCGTGGACATCATCAGTGATTCGCAGGTGGATACAGCACCACTTTTTGCACAGTTTTTACAAGATTCCGATGCTGAACTGGTCAAAATCGGACTGATTGGCTACGCCGTGCATGCCCAGCCTGGCATTGAGCCTGCGCTATACCAGCTCATTCAATCGCCTGACAAGGAAGTCCGAATCAAGGCAGTCAAGCTCATGTGTCGGGATATCCGCTATATGAATGAGCAGACACTCACGGATTTTATGAATCACAAGGATTGGGAAATTCGGGCAATGGCAGCGAAGGCAATCGGCTCACTGAAATTGCATGCGTACATTCCCTCGCTGAAAAAGGCGGTGGGCGATGCGAACTGGTGGGTTCGTCATCACAGTGCACGCAGCTTGGCGCAGCTGGAGGTCGAAGGCTTTGCTGCCCTGTGTGAAATTTTGCAGGAAGAGAGAAACAGTCATAAGAGCGAGATGGCTCATCAAGTGATCCAGGAGGAGCTGGAAAAAGAGAAGCTGGTTCTACAAAGCGCGACAGCGACAGAGAAGCTCGTGCAATACAACGAAAAGCTGCATCTGTACCGCAAGTCGTATCGCAAAACAATTTCCACGGTTCAGGCATTGGAAAGATAG
- a CDS encoding glycosyltransferase family 2 protein — MRDFLLYYGVFAVYYVIAINSLYFIIMLFSFNSIMGILKSSIYSRFQTLSGSEHVPPISILVPAYNEELTIIENVRSLLSLNYPRYEVLVVNDGSKDATLQVMIDEFSLVYSEHMPVQPLLHTSKIRGIYHNPAFPNLYLIDKENGGKADSLNAGINLSHYPLIASIDADSLLEKDALIRIAKVYMENPDETVAIGGDIRIANGCKIEDGVVKDIRLPDKFLPMMQSVEYLKAFLGGRIGWSAINGLIIVSGAFGVFRKDYIIKVGGYREGYPGEDMNIIIKLHKYMLENKLPYRVAFCPDAVCWTQAPDTLKILGSQRRRWGRGNLKNMIEYGRHMAFRPKYKLFGMLTLPFNILFETLNPYFRITGLLALIGYTLLDMTNGYVLLLYGLLNVLYGMLLGIGSLLLEEIAFRRYPRFQDIVKMLFYTILMFFGYRQIGVIWRFLGHIEYLRNNNSWGTMTRTSWQTKGSENISSLEARS, encoded by the coding sequence ATGAGAGATTTTCTACTTTACTACGGAGTATTTGCGGTCTATTACGTCATCGCGATCAACTCTTTGTACTTCATCATCATGCTGTTCTCGTTTAATAGCATCATGGGAATCTTAAAAAGCTCCATCTATTCGAGATTCCAGACACTTTCAGGCTCTGAGCACGTTCCGCCGATTTCGATTCTCGTGCCGGCTTACAACGAGGAGCTGACGATTATTGAAAATGTAAGGTCGCTCTTATCCTTGAACTATCCGCGCTACGAGGTACTCGTGGTCAACGATGGATCAAAGGATGCTACCTTGCAGGTAATGATTGACGAGTTTTCACTGGTTTACTCCGAGCACATGCCGGTGCAGCCGCTTCTTCATACATCGAAGATCAGGGGAATCTACCACAATCCGGCTTTTCCGAATCTGTATTTGATCGACAAAGAGAACGGAGGAAAAGCTGACTCGCTTAACGCGGGGATCAATCTCTCCCACTATCCGTTGATTGCTTCCATTGATGCAGATTCCCTGCTGGAAAAAGACGCGCTGATTCGCATTGCGAAGGTGTATATGGAAAACCCGGATGAAACAGTGGCTATCGGCGGAGATATCCGCATTGCCAACGGCTGCAAGATCGAAGACGGTGTCGTGAAAGACATTCGTCTGCCAGACAAGTTTTTGCCGATGATGCAATCTGTCGAATACCTCAAGGCGTTTCTCGGGGGACGGATCGGCTGGAGTGCAATCAACGGATTGATTATCGTCTCAGGTGCGTTCGGTGTTTTTCGCAAGGATTACATCATCAAGGTAGGCGGCTATCGCGAGGGGTATCCGGGTGAAGACATGAACATCATCATCAAGCTGCACAAGTACATGCTGGAAAACAAGCTGCCGTACCGAGTGGCATTCTGCCCCGATGCGGTCTGCTGGACGCAAGCGCCGGATACACTCAAAATTTTGGGCAGTCAACGGCGCAGATGGGGACGCGGCAATCTGAAAAACATGATTGAGTACGGCAGACATATGGCGTTCCGCCCCAAGTACAAGCTGTTCGGGATGCTCACGCTACCGTTCAATATCCTGTTTGAAACCTTGAATCCATACTTCCGCATCACGGGTCTACTAGCCCTCATCGGTTACACCTTACTGGATATGACCAACGGCTATGTCCTCTTACTCTACGGCTTGCTCAATGTGCTGTATGGCATGCTGCTTGGTATTGGCTCCTTATTGCTGGAGGAAATCGCGTTTCGGCGGTATCCACGCTTTCAGGACATCGTCAAAATGCTTTTCTATACGATTCTGATGTTCTTCGGCTATCGGCAAATCGGCGTCATCTGGAGATTCCTCGGTCATATTGAATACTTGCGCAACAACAACTCCTGGGGAACGATGACGCGGACGAGCTGGCAGACGAAGGGCAGCGAAAACATTTCAAGTTTGGAGGCTAGATCATGA
- a CDS encoding response regulator transcription factor, with amino-acid sequence MSNLVPVFYEHLSKMEEKQLACGVILAACKNLTKESMELIKQDLGTSSGDGSEIALHYVYDKNKQLFGILLEGQKLSNTHFYALRVKDYLQEHKLLAGSLLIASFPESSRSSGQMLMRMIQEMREPGAHGEIKIYEQNPAQREEPASILLVNHDETVNEFLSIYFQRKGYLVTVANDGMDGMEKYQEVAPDLVITDLNLPILNGYQLMEKIKHISASMSKIMVLTDKRLEEDVQKSFAMGASDYITKPFSPVELEARVKRLIS; translated from the coding sequence ATGAGTAATCTCGTACCTGTTTTTTACGAGCATCTGAGCAAGATGGAAGAGAAACAATTGGCGTGTGGGGTTATTCTAGCGGCTTGCAAAAACCTCACAAAAGAGTCAATGGAGCTGATCAAGCAAGACCTGGGCACCAGTTCAGGAGACGGCTCCGAGATTGCTTTGCACTACGTGTATGACAAAAACAAGCAGCTCTTCGGAATCCTGCTTGAAGGACAGAAGCTTTCGAACACTCATTTCTATGCTTTGCGTGTCAAAGACTATTTGCAAGAGCACAAACTGCTTGCGGGCAGCCTGTTGATTGCGAGTTTTCCCGAAAGCTCCCGCTCGTCCGGTCAAATGCTGATGCGGATGATCCAAGAGATGAGAGAGCCAGGCGCTCACGGGGAGATCAAGATTTACGAGCAGAATCCCGCTCAAAGAGAAGAGCCGGCAAGTATTTTGCTGGTTAACCATGATGAGACTGTCAACGAGTTTTTGAGCATCTACTTTCAGCGCAAAGGGTATCTCGTTACAGTAGCCAATGACGGGATGGATGGCATGGAAAAATATCAGGAGGTCGCTCCTGATCTCGTGATTACCGACCTGAATCTCCCTATCCTCAATGGATACCAGCTCATGGAAAAAATCAAGCATATCAGCGCTTCCATGAGCAAGATTATGGTGCTTACAGACAAACGTCTGGAAGAAGATGTGCAAAAATCGTTTGCGATGGGAGCATCTGACTACATTACGAAGCCATTCTCTCCGGTAGAGCTGGAAGCCAGGGTGAAAAGGCTGATTTCATAA
- a CDS encoding nucleotide sugar dehydrogenase, giving the protein MARYEELQQKIQRKTARVGVIGLGYVGLPLAVETIKSGYTVIGIDLHGGKIESLKRGESYVQDISNETLQECLATNRFFPTTDYSVIEELDAISICVPTPLSPNQDPDTSYIINVVEQIKRFMKRGMLITLESTTYPGTTEELIQREFEKLGYRAGIDFFLCYSPERVDPGNRKYSTYNTPKVIGGTTERCMELGTLLYGSLVKTVVPVSSPKVAEMSKLLENTFRSVNIAFMNEMAMMCDRMGINVWEVIKAASTKPFGFMPFYPGPGIGGHCIPLDPMYLSWKAKGFRFHSQFIEIAQSINDNMPDYVRNKTAQVLNIYAKAINSSRILILGMAYKPEVDDLRESPGLEIYELFTNSGATVDYYDPYAQSFVNKKGEIVHSIANDYEAFKTYDCMVLITNHQCFAYQELADLGVAIIDTRNAFEGITNPNVYRIGTSVAIKQEKEVVSLLA; this is encoded by the coding sequence ATGGCGAGATACGAGGAACTGCAACAGAAGATTCAACGAAAGACAGCGAGAGTGGGTGTCATTGGGCTTGGGTATGTAGGGCTGCCGCTTGCCGTAGAGACGATCAAGAGCGGTTATACCGTAATCGGAATCGATTTGCATGGTGGAAAAATCGAGAGCCTGAAAAGAGGAGAGTCTTACGTCCAGGATATCTCTAATGAAACCTTGCAGGAATGCCTCGCGACCAACCGCTTTTTTCCGACGACTGATTATAGCGTAATCGAAGAGCTGGATGCGATCAGCATTTGCGTTCCGACACCGCTCAGTCCCAATCAGGACCCGGACACCTCTTACATTATAAACGTTGTCGAGCAAATCAAGCGATTCATGAAAAGAGGAATGCTCATTACACTGGAGAGCACAACCTATCCGGGAACAACGGAAGAGCTGATCCAGCGCGAATTTGAAAAGCTGGGCTATCGGGCTGGCATCGATTTTTTCCTCTGCTACTCGCCGGAGAGGGTCGATCCGGGCAATCGCAAATACAGTACGTACAATACGCCAAAGGTGATCGGCGGGACGACAGAACGTTGCATGGAGTTAGGCACACTCTTGTATGGCAGTCTGGTCAAAACCGTCGTACCAGTCTCCTCGCCAAAGGTGGCGGAAATGTCCAAGCTTTTGGAAAACACCTTCCGTAGCGTCAATATTGCCTTCATGAATGAGATGGCGATGATGTGCGACAGAATGGGCATCAATGTTTGGGAAGTAATCAAGGCCGCATCGACCAAGCCTTTCGGGTTCATGCCATTTTACCCGGGACCCGGAATCGGTGGGCATTGCATACCGCTCGATCCGATGTATTTGTCGTGGAAGGCCAAGGGCTTTCGTTTTCACAGTCAATTTATTGAGATCGCCCAGTCGATTAACGACAACATGCCGGACTATGTGCGAAACAAGACAGCACAGGTACTCAATATTTACGCCAAAGCGATTAACAGCTCGCGCATCTTGATTCTTGGCATGGCCTACAAGCCGGAAGTCGATGACTTGCGGGAATCACCTGGGCTGGAGATTTACGAGCTATTCACCAATAGCGGAGCGACGGTTGACTATTACGACCCGTATGCGCAGAGCTTTGTGAATAAAAAAGGGGAGATCGTCCATTCCATTGCCAATGACTACGAGGCGTTCAAGACTTACGATTGCATGGTGCTCATTACGAATCACCAATGCTTTGCCTATCAGGAGCTGGCGGATTTGGGAGTGGCTATTATCGATACACGAAATGCGTTTGAGGGCATCACGAATCCGAATGTGTATCGCATCGGAACCTCCGTGGCTATCAAGCAGGAGAAGGAAGTCGTCAGCTTGCTCGCATAA